One Scyliorhinus canicula chromosome 12, sScyCan1.1, whole genome shotgun sequence genomic region harbors:
- the LOC119974344 gene encoding SCAN domain-containing protein 3-like, producing MTLSVTNIINIFISVTNPMNKMSSASKKKVRQYSEEYLKLGFIPAVHDERSPFCLLCQQCLTNESMKRGRLEAHLKAKHSAYSLFTAQTVTVSRTLEASYEISLLIAKSGKNHTFGEDLIKPSISVFLKTVLEKDDKDVKAMPLSNNTVRRRIDEMSEDIETQLVEKLKSRKFSVQMDESTVRDSEALLLTYVRYIDKGEFAEEMLFCKSLETTTTATDIYNKLKHYLDVNNIPMENITSCAADGAPVMMGKKNGCLKLMKDENPEMLLVHCVIHRENLVSKNISPVLNEVLKSVIKSINAIKANAKCERLFKQFCEDNNADHVRLLLHTEVRWLSKGNCLKRFMQLFDELSDFLSDKPEMKHLLTVDGKAFPALSAFVCYTHSYIDCTFKMLHANCG from the exons ATGACCTTGAGTGTGACGAATATCATCAACATATTTATTTCAGTCACAAACCCTATGAATAAAATGAGTAGTGCAAGCAAGAAGAAAGTTCGTCAGTATTCAGAGGAATATTTAAAACTTGGTTTCATACCCGCTGTCCATGATGAACGGTCACCTTTCTGCCTCTTATGCCAACAATGCTTGACCAACGAATCAATGAAACGAGGTCGTCTTGAGGCGCATTTGAAGGCGAAACATAGTGCGTAT tcTCTGTTCACTGCACAAACTGTTACTGTCAGTCGTACTCTTGAGGCTAGTTATGAAATTTCTTTACTCATTGCTAAATCTGGAAAAAATCATACTTTCGGGGAGGATTTAATTAAACCATCAATATCAGTATTTCTTAAAACAGTTCTGGAAAAAGATGACAAAGATGTTAAAGCCATGCCACTCAGTAACAACACTGTTAGGAGAAGAATAGATGAAATGAGTGAAGATATTGAAACACAACTTGTTGAAAAGCTGAAATCAAGAAAATTCTCAGTACAAATGGATGAATCaactgtgagagacagtgaggccTTATTGCTAACCTATGTAAGATATATTGATAAAGGTGAATTTGCTGAAGAAATGTTATTCTGCAAATCGTTAGAGACCACCACTACCGCCACTGATATATATAATAAACTAAAACACTACTTAGATGTCAATAATATACCAATGGAAAACATAACATCTTGTGCAGCTGATGGTGCTCCTGTTATGATGGGCAAGAAAAATGGCTGCTTAAAATTGATGAAAGATGAGAATCCGGAAATGCTTCTTGTGCACTGTGTTATTCATAGAGAGAACTTAGTGTCGAAAAATATTTCTCCTGTACTTAATGAG gtactGAAATCAGTTATAAAATCTATCAATGCTATCAAAGCTAATGCCAAATGTGAGCGTCTTTTCAAGCAATTTTGCGAAGATAACAATGCAGACCATGTGAGACTTTTACTTCACACTGAGGTACGGTGGCTTTCGAAGGGGAATTGTTTGAAAAGATTCATGCAACTATTTGATGAGCTTAGTGACTTTTTAAGTGACAAGCCTGAAATGAAGCACCTGCTAACCGTTGATGGAAAAGCGTTT CCCGCGCTTTCTGCTTTTGTATGTTACACGCACAGTTACATCGACTGCACTTTTAAAATGTTACATGCAAATTGTGGTTAA